One window of the Asticcacaulis sp. SL142 genome contains the following:
- a CDS encoding response regulator → MNMGAIGYGAGRRQFATNTDKTMDQGRHDGKVSLSAAPDFLKGEGELARLMRTHDWDKTPVGPPELWPRSLKTAIRIMLTSRQPIWVGWGPELTYFYNDAYKSIIGGKHPWALGKPVSEVWREIKGDIEPLLAKAMTGDEGIYVEDQLLIMERNGYPEETYYTFSYSPIPDDDGGVGGIICANTDDTQRVIGERQLALLRDLAAKTANCRTAEDVFAQADKALCSNAHDMPFSLFYCLTGDAPKLKMACGVDHEHAAADPHNWPIEQMRRTGAAVLVDDLSAQFADLPNGAWDEAPTRAVLLPVTLSGEALAGVLVVGLSPYRLYDEAYQSFLQLVTGQIGASISSATAFEAETRRAEALAELDRAKTAFFSNISHEFRTPLTLLLGPIEDALADHQTIPDNRIRLDVAHRNALRLLKLVNTLLDFARIEAGRAEAAFVPTDLGAFTADLASTFRSAMDKADLTFRIACETLPEPAYIDRDMWEKVVLNLISNAFKYTLKGEVTVSLRHTDHQAELTVADTGVGICPQELPNVFKRFHRVAGTGGRTYEGSGIGLSLVQELVALHGGRVEVDSELGVGSAFRVILPLGRDHLPQAQVRDDRGGRSVAAIGAEAYVEEALRWLPGDVPALSPPSHGASTLLPTEAADHDHATAGARIVLADDNADMRDYVQRLLSAHYEVEAVADGEAAWAAILRKAPDLVLTDVMMPRLDGFGLLARLRTFEATHKIPVVMLSARAGEEARVEGLEAGVDEYLTKPFSARELLARVRSQLQMAALRQEGEARVTRVLESLDDGVQVLGADWRFTYMNAAAREALSAQGIDPDARIGQHYWDDVFPDARGTELERNLRKVMTGRVSVSFENFYAPWQKWFAVRAFPVEEGGISIYFQEITERKHAEAALRESEERWRGLTEAMPQLVWATSANGGVAYMNRHWQSYTGVPLERLMGQGWVEVLHPDDRDRTVQHWADAVAGRAAYDIEYRLRRFDGAYRWFKTRGVSVRDDDGQVRIWYGTCTDIQDSVMAREQAESANRAKSEFLANMSHEIRTPLNAIVGLTNIMLHYRTQPEKHEKYLLTMKDSAEALMDLINDVLDFAKLEADKVELDYGPCDLKQVLEDSLSIISVKAQEKGLEQGLDYAFDPDMRFYADGLRIRQVVTNLLSNAVKFTAQGEIRISAGGTVRPDGLVNVRIGVKDTGVGIPRDKAEHIFDKFTQADSSITRKFGGTGLGLAISRKLCEAMDGRIWVISDTDQGAEFIVEIPLKALAGTTAVLTPPEIADDVPDGGQARILLVEDYAPNTLVATTLLETLGYRYDTALNGEEAVRKWQDGRYDVILMDVQMPDIDGFEATRRIRLRQAEDRREHTPIIAMTAHALHGDKEKCLEAGMDDYISKPFNPQELKAKLSKLLNVASV, encoded by the coding sequence ATGAATATGGGCGCAATCGGCTATGGGGCCGGTAGACGGCAGTTTGCGACCAATACGGACAAGACTATGGATCAGGGGCGTCATGACGGTAAGGTTTCGTTATCGGCGGCACCCGATTTCCTGAAAGGCGAGGGGGAACTGGCGCGGCTGATGCGGACGCATGACTGGGACAAGACCCCGGTCGGGCCGCCTGAGCTATGGCCGCGCAGCCTAAAGACCGCCATCCGCATCATGCTGACCTCGCGCCAGCCGATCTGGGTCGGCTGGGGGCCGGAACTGACCTATTTCTATAATGACGCCTATAAGTCGATCATCGGCGGCAAGCATCCGTGGGCGCTGGGCAAGCCGGTCTCGGAAGTCTGGCGCGAAATCAAAGGGGACATCGAGCCTCTGTTAGCCAAGGCCATGACCGGTGATGAAGGCATTTACGTCGAGGATCAACTCCTGATCATGGAGCGCAATGGCTATCCGGAAGAGACCTATTACACCTTTTCCTATAGCCCGATCCCCGATGATGATGGCGGCGTGGGCGGCATTATCTGCGCCAATACCGATGATACTCAGCGCGTGATCGGGGAGCGGCAACTGGCGTTGCTGCGCGATCTGGCCGCAAAAACCGCCAATTGCCGCACCGCCGAAGACGTGTTTGCTCAGGCGGATAAGGCCTTGTGTTCAAACGCCCATGATATGCCGTTTAGCTTGTTTTATTGCCTGACGGGGGACGCGCCCAAGCTTAAGATGGCGTGCGGTGTGGATCATGAGCACGCCGCTGCCGATCCGCACAACTGGCCCATCGAGCAGATGCGTCGCACAGGTGCGGCGGTACTAGTCGATGATCTTTCGGCGCAGTTTGCTGACCTTCCAAACGGGGCCTGGGATGAGGCACCCACCCGCGCGGTGCTGTTGCCGGTCACTTTGTCGGGTGAGGCTCTGGCCGGGGTGCTGGTCGTGGGGCTTAGTCCCTACCGTCTTTATGACGAGGCCTATCAGAGCTTTCTGCAACTGGTCACCGGCCAGATTGGCGCCAGCATCAGTAGTGCCACAGCCTTTGAGGCCGAAACCCGGCGCGCAGAGGCTTTGGCTGAGCTTGACCGCGCCAAGACGGCATTTTTCTCCAATATCAGCCATGAGTTTCGCACGCCGCTAACCTTGCTCTTGGGGCCGATCGAAGATGCCCTGGCTGACCATCAGACCATTCCCGATAACCGAATCCGTCTGGATGTTGCCCATCGCAATGCGCTTAGGCTGCTGAAACTGGTCAACACCCTGCTTGATTTCGCCCGCATCGAAGCCGGACGGGCCGAGGCCGCCTTTGTGCCGACCGATCTGGGAGCGTTTACGGCGGACCTTGCCTCGACCTTCCGTTCGGCCATGGACAAGGCAGACCTGACCTTCCGCATTGCGTGCGAGACCTTGCCGGAACCGGCCTATATTGACCGCGACATGTGGGAAAAGGTCGTGCTGAACCTGATTTCCAACGCGTTCAAATATACCCTGAAGGGCGAGGTGACGGTCAGCCTGAGACACACGGATCATCAGGCGGAACTGACGGTTGCCGATACCGGCGTCGGTATCTGCCCGCAGGAACTGCCGAATGTGTTCAAGCGCTTTCACCGTGTCGCCGGGACGGGGGGCCGTACCTATGAAGGCAGCGGCATCGGCCTGTCGCTGGTGCAGGAACTGGTGGCCCTGCATGGTGGGCGGGTTGAGGTCGACAGCGAACTGGGTGTGGGTAGCGCCTTTCGCGTGATCCTGCCGCTCGGCCGCGATCACCTGCCGCAGGCGCAGGTGCGTGATGACCGCGGCGGACGATCGGTCGCTGCCATCGGAGCCGAGGCCTATGTCGAGGAAGCCCTGCGCTGGTTGCCGGGGGATGTGCCCGCCTTGTCGCCGCCGTCGCACGGGGCCTCAACCCTGCTGCCGACTGAAGCGGCGGATCATGATCACGCGACCGCCGGGGCCCGTATCGTTCTGGCCGACGACAATGCCGATATGCGCGACTATGTGCAGCGCCTGTTGTCGGCCCATTATGAAGTCGAGGCCGTGGCCGATGGCGAAGCGGCGTGGGCGGCGATCCTGCGTAAGGCGCCCGATCTGGTGCTGACCGATGTGATGATGCCGCGCCTTGATGGGTTTGGCTTGCTTGCGCGATTGCGCACTTTTGAGGCCACCCACAAAATCCCGGTGGTCATGCTGTCGGCGCGGGCGGGCGAAGAAGCACGGGTCGAAGGGCTTGAGGCCGGGGTCGATGAATATCTGACCAAACCGTTCAGTGCGCGCGAACTGCTGGCGCGGGTGCGCTCACAGCTCCAGATGGCGGCCCTGCGTCAGGAGGGCGAGGCGCGGGTGACACGCGTGCTCGAAAGCCTTGATGACGGGGTGCAGGTGCTGGGGGCGGACTGGCGCTTTACCTATATGAACGCAGCGGCGCGTGAGGCCTTATCGGCGCAGGGCATTGATCCTGACGCCCGCATTGGCCAGCATTATTGGGATGATGTATTCCCGGACGCGCGGGGGACTGAGCTTGAGCGCAACCTGCGCAAGGTGATGACCGGGCGGGTCAGTGTCTCCTTTGAAAACTTTTATGCGCCCTGGCAAAAGTGGTTTGCCGTGCGCGCCTTTCCGGTCGAAGAAGGCGGCATTTCAATCTATTTTCAGGAAATCACGGAACGCAAACATGCCGAGGCGGCTTTGCGCGAAAGCGAGGAGCGCTGGCGTGGCCTGACCGAGGCCATGCCGCAACTGGTGTGGGCGACGTCGGCTAACGGAGGGGTCGCCTATATGAACCGGCACTGGCAGTCCTATACCGGGGTGCCTTTGGAGCGCCTTATGGGGCAGGGCTGGGTTGAGGTTCTGCACCCCGATGATCGCGATCGCACCGTGCAGCACTGGGCCGATGCGGTGGCGGGGCGGGCGGCCTATGATATAGAATACCGCCTGCGCCGGTTCGACGGGGCCTATCGCTGGTTCAAGACGCGCGGCGTCAGTGTGCGTGATGACGACGGTCAGGTGCGCATCTGGTACGGCACCTGTACCGACATTCAGGATTCGGTGATGGCGCGCGAACAGGCCGAAAGTGCGAACCGTGCCAAGTCGGAATTCCTGGCCAATATGTCCCACGAAATCCGCACGCCTTTGAACGCGATTGTGGGGCTTACCAACATCATGCTGCATTACCGCACTCAGCCCGAAAAGCATGAGAAATACCTGCTGACCATGAAAGACAGCGCCGAAGCGCTGATGGATCTGATCAATGATGTGCTCGATTTTGCCAAGCTGGAGGCCGATAAGGTCGAGCTGGACTACGGCCCGTGCGATCTAAAACAGGTGCTGGAAGACAGCTTAAGCATCATCTCGGTCAAGGCGCAGGAAAAGGGACTTGAGCAGGGGCTCGACTATGCCTTCGACCCGGATATGCGCTTTTATGCCGATGGCCTGCGTATCCGTCAGGTGGTGACCAACCTGTTGTCCAATGCCGTCAAGTTCACCGCGCAGGGCGAAATTCGCATCAGCGCCGGAGGCACCGTGCGGCCTGACGGCTTGGTCAATGTCCGCATTGGTGTGAAAGATACCGGCGTAGGTATTCCGCGCGATAAGGCCGAGCATATCTTCGATAAGTTCACTCAGGCCGATTCGTCGATCACCCGTAAGTTCGGCGGTACGGGGCTGGGTCTGGCCATCAGCCGTAAACTGTGTGAGGCGATGGACGGGCGCATCTGGGTCATCAGTGACACCGATCAGGGCGCGGAGTTTATTGTGGAGATTCCGCTTAAAGCCCTGGCCGGAACCACGGCAGTTCTCACGCCTCCAGAGATTGCCGATGACGTGCCTGACGGCGGGCAGGCGCGGATTTTGCTGGTCGAAGACTATGCGCCCAATACGCTGGTGGCGACGACCCTGCTGGAGACGCTCGGTTATCGCTACGACACGGCGCTCAATGGTGAAGAAGCCGTGCGCAAATGGCAGGACGGGCGTTACGATGTTATCCTCATGGACGTTCAGATGCCTGATATCGACGGGTTTGAAGCCACGCGCCGCATCCGGTTGCGTCAGGCCGAGGACCGTCGTGAGCACACCCCGATCATCGCCATGACCGCCCATGCTCTGCACGGTGATAAGGAAAAATGCCTGGAAGCCGGGATGGATGATTACATCTCAAAGCCGTTCAATCCGCAGGAATTGAAAGCCAAGCTGTCAAAGCTGCTTAATGTGGCGAGTGTTTAA
- a CDS encoding exonuclease domain-containing protein, which translates to MRPVQALLPPTYYHTHFREMMAFVTGLYGDGLGLDEREFMARFEQLGEPAQCLYIRMVNRKTAIFRMRDLNYPEIGDIAAAMDQLTRHGFVRGLECGDYRACLEGMTKPDLVRVAKAAGLPDMRTTWSKGDMVAYVHDLLSYDDFIDAADIGTGFVPHFRERVGFLLYLYFGKLNDNLIDFTLRDLGILSVKARETHAARFDSVDDARAGYFYRQRLSELKAKVIDPHPLAAQIEAFPAALSDHSQGLRDLLLHRLGQGFEARKDYGRALDFYGRSQAFDSQERRIRLLYAQGAVDEVKALLDDIMANPAHDEAYIFADDFYSRKFGGRRTGVLTELLRSARTVVVDDLYRGYPEAGAIQALSAEGWRGYHVENGLWPALFWRVFHDELSTAPVCNDFDPVPKCLRDGRFHIDYADAVATKIAAIRNGNIAAILKPSAVPDEAADTLRDEVIEAFVAAANPCAIATVLEAFAHNYYGLRDGFPDLVLMRECDVLFVEVKAEGDQIRRNQLARLNLLKSAGFDVEIVRLSYRVDPQQTYVVVDVETTGGRSIYDRVTEIGAVKVRGGEVIDVWQSLINPKRPIPAFITELTGITHDMVRDAPTFDQVADAFAAFMEGAIFVAHNVNFDYGFISAEYRRLGRGFKYPKLCTVASMRKHYPGLSAYGLAPLSREFGIELIGHHRALNDAHAAAGLLALVNEQRALKG; encoded by the coding sequence ATGAGACCTGTGCAAGCCCTTTTACCGCCGACCTACTACCACACCCATTTCCGGGAGATGATGGCGTTTGTCACCGGTTTATACGGCGACGGGCTGGGCTTGGATGAGCGCGAATTTATGGCGCGCTTTGAGCAACTGGGTGAACCGGCGCAATGTCTTTATATCCGGATGGTCAATCGCAAGACGGCGATTTTCCGGATGCGTGACCTCAACTATCCGGAAATCGGTGATATCGCCGCCGCTATGGATCAACTCACCCGCCACGGCTTTGTGCGCGGGCTGGAATGTGGCGATTACCGCGCCTGCCTTGAAGGGATGACCAAGCCTGATCTGGTGCGGGTGGCCAAGGCGGCGGGCCTGCCCGATATGCGCACCACCTGGTCGAAGGGCGATATGGTCGCCTATGTCCATGATCTTTTGAGTTATGACGATTTTATTGATGCGGCGGATATAGGCACCGGTTTTGTGCCGCACTTTCGCGAGCGGGTCGGGTTTTTGCTCTATCTCTATTTTGGCAAGCTTAATGACAATCTGATCGATTTTACCCTGCGCGATCTGGGCATTTTGTCGGTTAAGGCGCGCGAGACGCATGCCGCACGGTTCGATAGTGTTGACGATGCGCGGGCCGGTTATTTCTACCGTCAGCGCTTAAGCGAGCTCAAGGCTAAGGTCATCGATCCGCATCCTTTGGCGGCGCAGATCGAGGCGTTTCCGGCGGCCCTGAGCGATCACAGTCAGGGTTTGCGCGATCTCCTCCTGCACCGGCTGGGGCAGGGGTTTGAGGCGCGCAAAGATTATGGTCGGGCGCTTGACTTCTATGGCCGATCACAAGCGTTCGACAGTCAGGAACGGCGCATCCGGCTGCTGTATGCGCAAGGGGCTGTCGATGAGGTCAAGGCGCTGCTGGATGATATCATGGCCAATCCGGCCCATGACGAAGCCTATATCTTTGCCGACGATTTTTATAGCCGCAAATTTGGCGGGCGACGCACGGGTGTCCTGACCGAATTGCTGCGCTCAGCCCGGACAGTGGTGGTCGATGATCTATATCGTGGTTACCCGGAGGCGGGGGCGATACAGGCGCTGAGCGCCGAAGGTTGGCGCGGCTATCATGTCGAAAATGGCCTGTGGCCAGCGCTGTTCTGGCGGGTGTTTCATGACGAACTGAGCACCGCACCGGTGTGCAATGATTTTGATCCGGTGCCGAAATGCCTGCGCGACGGTCGGTTTCATATCGACTATGCCGATGCCGTGGCGACAAAGATTGCGGCGATCAGAAACGGAAACATCGCCGCGATTTTGAAACCGTCTGCCGTGCCAGATGAGGCGGCGGACACGCTTCGGGATGAGGTGATTGAGGCTTTTGTGGCCGCCGCCAATCCGTGCGCCATAGCCACGGTGCTTGAGGCCTTCGCGCACAACTATTACGGCTTGCGCGATGGCTTTCCTGATCTGGTGCTGATGCGTGAGTGCGACGTGCTCTTTGTCGAGGTCAAGGCCGAGGGTGATCAGATCCGGCGCAACCAGTTGGCGCGTCTGAATCTTTTGAAATCAGCCGGTTTTGATGTTGAAATTGTGCGCCTTAGCTACCGTGTTGATCCGCAGCAAACCTATGTGGTGGTCGATGTCGAAACGACCGGCGGGCGTAGCATTTATGACCGGGTGACCGAGATCGGCGCGGTCAAGGTGCGCGGTGGTGAGGTGATTGATGTCTGGCAAAGCCTGATCAATCCTAAGCGGCCGATACCCGCCTTTATCACTGAACTGACCGGCATTACCCATGACATGGTGCGTGACGCGCCGACCTTTGATCAGGTGGCCGATGCATTTGCGGCGTTTATGGAGGGGGCAATCTTTGTCGCCCACAATGTCAATTTCGACTACGGCTTTATCTCCGCGGAATACCGGCGCCTCGGTCGCGGATTCAAATACCCAAAGCTGTGTACCGTTGCGTCGATGCGCAAGCATTATCCCGGCCTGTCAGCCTATGGTCTGGCACCCCTTTCGCGGGAATTTGGCATTGAGTTGATCGGCCATCACCGGGCACTGAACGATGCCCATGCGGCAGCGGGTCTGCTGGCGCTGGTCAATGAACAAAGGGCCCTTAAGGGATAA
- a CDS encoding ATP-binding protein, with translation MPFTQRDELTDAELDAALQSCEHEPIHIPGSIQPYGLLFAVNPHNRTIVQVSENTGKVLGIEAKALLGTSLDEVLGTAKVDYLMEVARDGDLQPMRSGIVTLNDRDFDAISHYSGPNLIVELEFRQTETALADRAFHDEMRQFSIGIRAPRTLAELFDYVTGCVRRITGFDRVKLYQFDDAWNGQVVSEARAEFMPSYLGLRFPASDIPPQARRLYMKSFIRQISDISYAPVPLTPPLNPQTGESLDMSMCMLRSVSPIHVQYLANMGVKASMSISIFQNGRFWGLIACHHNSPHHVPYTVRLVSEIMGHIFSAHLSSMTEVADLAARERRKTILERISTALLGNHELSELIGRQHLDIMDALSADGLTIWRRDRCDSYGNMPPKAATAQLVNWLDSHSPASIFKTRAIDSFFSDGNALHEWRGGVMAAPITMGRGEYIIWRRDPQIEKVTWAGKPEKTVHETRAGHRLLPRSSFETWKEEVRNNAIDWSLDDIEMAHAIIGILAQNARLNADRANAAKSEFLAHMSHELRTPLNAIIGIAAILERQSLNDKQKQLVSTLGISSDALLSIINNSLDLSKIEANELTLETRATDLRRELNDVVTMLTPRALEKHVALRAHIADDVPDYFLSDPVRLRQVLTNLIGNAVKYTDAGQINISVETSRDETGEWLQVSVVDTGIGMSEDQVARIFNPYAQADETITRRFGGTGLGLTITKKLIELMQGTIEVDSTAGLGSTFTVRLPLISHTATAHPPKISPPTVRPPKAPIVMPSRRNILLVEDYEANVLVARTLLENLGYDIDIAKDGEAAISAFKRSRYDLILMDINLPRLDGYGATQAIRQIEAESVKVKTSGQGTRIIGMTAHALGDAAQKCYDMGMDGYIAKPFSLDDFEQIVAKFIP, from the coding sequence ATGCCGTTCACGCAACGGGACGAACTGACTGATGCGGAACTGGATGCGGCGCTGCAATCATGTGAGCACGAACCGATCCATATCCCCGGCTCCATTCAGCCCTACGGCCTGTTGTTCGCCGTCAACCCGCACAATCGCACCATTGTTCAGGTCAGCGAAAATACGGGCAAGGTTCTGGGCATTGAGGCCAAAGCCTTACTGGGGACGTCGCTTGATGAGGTTTTGGGAACGGCTAAGGTCGACTACCTGATGGAGGTCGCGCGCGACGGCGATTTGCAGCCCATGCGCTCAGGCATTGTTACGCTTAATGACCGCGACTTTGATGCCATATCCCACTATAGCGGCCCCAATCTGATCGTTGAGCTGGAGTTTCGGCAGACAGAGACCGCCCTGGCCGACCGCGCTTTCCACGATGAAATGCGCCAGTTTTCGATCGGTATCCGCGCCCCGCGCACGCTGGCCGAGTTGTTTGATTATGTCACCGGCTGCGTACGCCGCATCACCGGCTTTGACCGCGTCAAGCTGTATCAGTTCGATGACGCCTGGAACGGTCAGGTGGTCTCAGAGGCGCGCGCTGAGTTTATGCCCAGCTATCTCGGCCTGCGCTTTCCGGCCTCCGACATTCCGCCGCAGGCCCGCAGGCTTTATATGAAAAGCTTTATCCGTCAGATCTCGGATATTTCTTATGCCCCGGTGCCGCTGACACCGCCACTCAATCCGCAGACGGGGGAATCGCTCGACATGTCGATGTGCATGTTACGCAGCGTATCGCCCATCCATGTGCAGTATCTGGCCAATATGGGCGTTAAGGCGTCTATGTCGATTTCGATCTTTCAGAACGGCCGGTTCTGGGGCCTGATTGCCTGCCACCACAATTCGCCGCATCATGTGCCCTACACGGTGCGGCTGGTGTCGGAAATCATGGGCCACATCTTTTCGGCTCACCTGTCGTCCATGACCGAAGTCGCTGATCTGGCGGCCCGCGAACGGCGCAAGACGATCCTTGAGCGTATTTCAACGGCTCTGCTCGGCAATCATGAGCTGTCTGAGCTGATCGGCCGCCAGCATCTGGATATCATGGACGCACTGAGCGCCGACGGCCTGACCATCTGGCGGCGCGACCGCTGCGACAGCTATGGCAATATGCCGCCCAAAGCCGCCACCGCGCAACTGGTGAACTGGCTGGACAGCCACAGCCCTGCGTCGATCTTCAAGACCCGCGCTATCGATAGTTTCTTTTCCGATGGCAATGCCCTGCACGAGTGGAGGGGCGGTGTGATGGCTGCCCCGATCACCATGGGGCGCGGTGAATACATCATCTGGCGGCGCGACCCTCAGATCGAAAAAGTCACCTGGGCCGGAAAGCCGGAAAAGACCGTCCATGAAACCCGCGCCGGTCACCGCCTTTTGCCGCGCAGTTCGTTCGAGACGTGGAAGGAAGAGGTGCGCAACAACGCCATCGACTGGTCTTTGGACGACATCGAAATGGCCCACGCCATCATCGGCATACTGGCGCAAAATGCCCGGCTCAATGCCGACCGGGCCAATGCGGCCAAGTCCGAGTTTCTGGCCCATATGAGCCATGAACTGAGAACCCCGCTCAATGCCATCATCGGCATCGCCGCCATCCTTGAGCGCCAGAGCCTGAACGACAAGCAAAAGCAACTGGTCTCGACGCTCGGCATCAGTTCCGACGCCTTATTGAGCATCATCAACAATTCGCTCGACCTGTCCAAGATTGAGGCCAATGAACTGACGCTGGAGACGCGCGCCACCGACCTGCGCCGCGAACTGAACGACGTTGTGACCATGCTGACGCCGCGCGCACTTGAAAAGCACGTCGCCTTAAGGGCACACATTGCCGATGATGTGCCTGACTATTTCCTGAGCGATCCGGTGCGCCTACGGCAAGTTCTGACCAACCTGATCGGCAATGCCGTCAAATATACCGATGCCGGCCAGATCAACATTTCGGTTGAGACCAGCCGCGATGAAACAGGCGAATGGTTACAGGTGAGCGTCGTCGATACCGGCATTGGTATGTCCGAAGATCAGGTGGCGCGCATCTTCAACCCCTATGCTCAGGCCGATGAGACCATCACCCGCCGGTTTGGCGGCACCGGCCTTGGCCTGACCATCACCAAGAAACTGATCGAACTGATGCAGGGCACCATTGAGGTCGACAGCACGGCGGGTCTGGGCTCAACCTTTACCGTGCGTTTGCCGCTGATCAGCCATACCGCTACGGCCCATCCCCCCAAGATCAGCCCGCCGACCGTGCGACCGCCGAAGGCCCCCATCGTTATGCCGAGCCGCAGGAATATCCTGCTGGTTGAGGACTATGAGGCCAATGTGCTGGTGGCACGTACCCTGCTCGAAAATCTGGGCTATGACATCGACATCGCCAAGGACGGCGAAGCGGCCATCTCCGCCTTTAAACGCAGCCGCTACGATCTGATCCTGATGGATATCAACTTGCCCCGGCTGGATGGCTATGGCGCCACTCAGGCCATCCGCCAGATCGAAGCCGAGAGCGTGAAGGTGAAAACATCCGGGCAAGGGACGCGCATCATTGGCATGACGGCCCATGCGCTGGGGGATGCCGCGCAAAAGTGCTATGACATGGGCATGGACGGCTATATCGCCAAACCGTTCAGCCTTGATGATTTCGAGCAGATCGTGGCGAAATTTATCCCTTAA
- a CDS encoding Crp/Fnr family transcriptional regulator, which yields MIRRSPTENGINEDTHVSNLLNALRPADLALLEPHLERVYVDAGTVLVEAGDTVKYAWFPCGPTLVSFLVLLEDARGVETALIGREGAVGGIVSQGRLPAYARAVVQFPGPMLRIDAGLLEAAKLESVKLRHFFARYADCLLAQVFQGVACNATHSIEQRTAKWLCAAIDRTGDHVLPLTQEQLAGMLGVGRSYVGRVVATMKRRGTLRTLRGRLMINEFDDLKALACGCNGLVRAHFDEVLAGVYPSEGEG from the coding sequence ATGATCAGGCGATCACCGACAGAGAACGGCATCAATGAAGACACGCACGTCAGCAACCTGTTGAACGCCCTGCGTCCTGCCGATCTGGCGCTGCTGGAGCCACATCTGGAACGGGTCTATGTCGATGCGGGGACTGTGCTGGTCGAAGCGGGCGATACCGTCAAATATGCCTGGTTTCCGTGCGGGCCTACGCTGGTGTCATTTCTGGTGCTGCTTGAGGATGCGCGCGGGGTGGAAACGGCGCTGATTGGCCGCGAAGGGGCGGTCGGCGGTATCGTCAGTCAGGGGCGTCTGCCCGCCTATGCGCGGGCGGTGGTGCAGTTTCCCGGCCCCATGTTGCGCATCGATGCCGGTTTGCTGGAGGCAGCTAAGTTAGAGTCGGTTAAGCTCAGGCATTTCTTTGCACGCTATGCCGATTGCCTGCTGGCGCAGGTGTTTCAAGGCGTGGCCTGCAACGCCACCCATTCCATCGAACAGCGTACCGCCAAATGGCTGTGCGCCGCCATTGACCGGACGGGTGATCACGTCCTGCCGTTGACGCAGGAGCAACTGGCCGGGATGTTGGGCGTTGGCCGCAGTTATGTCGGAAGGGTCGTCGCCACAATGAAACGGCGCGGCACCCTCAGGACATTACGCGGGCGTTTGATGATCAATGAGTTTGATGACCTTAAGGCTCTGGCCTGCGGCTGCAACGGTCTGGTGCGCGCCCATTTCGATGAAGTTCTGGCGGGCGTTTACCCGTCTGAGGGTGAGGGCTAA
- a CDS encoding PIN domain-containing protein yields MYLLDTHIILELRKAKSGQTDKGLTTWAGSVARQNLFMSALSLIELETHVTQLTTRDKLAGAALRGWLDHQVMTAFDGHILSVDAAVAKKRAHLAISDSRDALMAATASVHGLVLVTRNAAAYKASRIKTFNPWGFTPEIAAEDSADWRQMAKTGPMWFRNLFLRF; encoded by the coding sequence ATGTACCTGCTCGATACCCACATCATTCTGGAGCTACGCAAGGCAAAATCCGGTCAGACCGATAAGGGCCTGACCACCTGGGCCGGTAGTGTGGCGCGCCAGAACCTGTTTATGTCGGCGCTCAGCCTGATTGAGCTTGAAACCCACGTCACCCAGCTTACCACCCGCGATAAACTGGCCGGTGCGGCCCTGCGCGGCTGGCTGGATCATCAGGTGATGACGGCCTTTGATGGCCATATCCTGTCGGTTGATGCGGCGGTCGCCAAAAAGCGCGCACACTTAGCCATCAGCGACAGCCGTGATGCGCTGATGGCCGCGACGGCATCCGTGCACGGGCTGGTTCTGGTGACCCGCAATGCCGCCGCCTATAAGGCCAGCCGTATCAAGACCTTCAATCCGTGGGGCTTTACCCCCGAAATTGCCGCCGAAGACAGCGCAGACTGGCGCCAGATGGCCAAAACCGGCCCGATGTGGTTCCGGAACCTGTTCCTGCGGTTTTAG
- a CDS encoding type II toxin-antitoxin system Phd/YefM family antitoxin, producing the protein MATLTSREFNQDVGRAKREARLEPVYITDRGRPTHVLMSFEAFRHMTGKTETIVDLLAMPEAATPTTAEDSGADWDKAGSSGLKF; encoded by the coding sequence ATGGCCACCCTCACCAGCCGCGAATTCAATCAGGATGTCGGCCGCGCCAAGCGCGAAGCCCGACTTGAGCCGGTCTATATTACCGACCGCGGGCGGCCGACTCACGTCCTGATGAGCTTTGAGGCCTTTCGCCACATGACCGGTAAGACCGAAACCATCGTCGATCTGCTGGCCATGCCGGAGGCCGCAACCCCGACCACGGCTGAGGATTCGGGCGCTGACTGGGATAAGGCCGGATCGTCCGGCCTTAAGTTCTGA